A genome region from Jeotgalibacillus aurantiacus includes the following:
- a CDS encoding dihydroorotate dehydrogenase — MDRLSLSLPGLSLKNPIMPASGCFGFGREYSQFYDLSELGSIMIKATTPHPRAGNPVPRVAETSSGMLNAIGLQNPGLEKVMETELPWLEQFDLPIIANIAGSEAEDYIKVAEKISTAKNVAALELNISCPNVKEGGIAFGTDPDTARNLTARVKEVSRVPVYVKLSPNVTSITEMAKACEEGGADGLTMINTLVGMRLDHKTGKPVIANKTGGLSGPAIKPVALRMVYEVSQQTSLPIIAMGGISSAWDVIDFISAGASAAAVGTANFVNPFVCQEIIHELPAILDELGADHILDLRGRSWMRHGEAAGHRA; from the coding sequence ATGGATAGATTATCCTTATCGCTGCCGGGATTATCTTTAAAAAACCCCATCATGCCGGCATCAGGATGCTTCGGGTTTGGCCGGGAATACAGTCAGTTTTATGATCTCAGTGAATTAGGTTCGATCATGATTAAAGCGACGACCCCTCATCCGAGAGCAGGGAATCCGGTGCCGCGCGTAGCTGAGACTTCCTCAGGCATGCTGAATGCCATCGGACTGCAAAATCCCGGACTTGAAAAAGTCATGGAGACGGAATTGCCATGGCTTGAACAGTTTGACCTTCCGATCATCGCGAATATCGCGGGATCGGAAGCAGAGGATTATATAAAAGTGGCTGAAAAAATTTCCACAGCGAAAAACGTGGCAGCTCTAGAATTAAATATCTCCTGTCCGAATGTCAAAGAAGGGGGCATTGCATTTGGAACGGATCCTGATACTGCCAGAAATCTGACCGCAAGGGTTAAAGAAGTATCCCGGGTTCCTGTATATGTAAAGCTTTCTCCTAATGTAACGAGTATCACAGAAATGGCCAAAGCATGTGAAGAAGGCGGAGCGGATGGTTTAACGATGATCAATACGCTCGTTGGCATGAGGCTCGATCATAAAACGGGAAAGCCCGTTATTGCTAACAAAACAGGAGGACTGTCAGGACCGGCGATTAAGCCTGTTGCGCTCCGGATGGTGTACGAGGTCAGCCAGCAGACATCCCTTCCGATCATTGCGATGGGCGGCATCAGTTCAGCCTGGGACGTCATTGATTTTATCTCTGCAGGAGCAAGTGCAGCGGCTGTCGGTACGGCTAATTTTGTTAATCCGTTCGTCTGTCAGGAGATTATCCATGAGCTGCCGGCCATCCTCGATGAACTCGGGGCAGACCATATACTTGATTTAAGAGGAAGGAGCTGGATGAGACATGGAGAAGCAGCCGGTCATCGCGCTTGA
- a CDS encoding VOC family protein — protein sequence MSKSFIDQVHYIRIPVKDLDRSAQWYEDILGFQLLNITGERAVLKVNEGPFLVILIPSEDETFAHFTIDNRQEFSIGFTSPELFEFHQHLLDHQVKTDDIKEDHGHSFFHFYDPNGNKLQVHW from the coding sequence ATGAGCAAATCATTTATTGATCAAGTGCATTATATTAGAATTCCTGTAAAAGATTTAGACCGGTCTGCACAATGGTATGAAGATATACTTGGCTTTCAATTGCTGAATATTACCGGAGAACGCGCCGTTTTAAAAGTAAATGAAGGACCGTTTTTAGTGATCTTAATTCCATCAGAGGATGAAACATTTGCTCATTTTACAATAGACAATAGACAGGAATTTAGCATTGGTTTTACAAGTCCGGAATTATTTGAATTTCATCAGCATTTACTTGATCATCAAGTAAAGACTGATGATATAAAAGAAGATCATGGCCATTCTTTTTTCCATTTTTACGACCCGAATGGTAATAAACTGCAAGTACACTGGTGA
- a CDS encoding dihydroorotase produces MSLFIKGANVFKKGVTDVRISEGTITETGSLTPLHNEQVIDAGGLYLAPGFVDVHVHLREPGGEKKETIKTGTLAAAKGGYTTVCAMPNTRPVPDDLETLQNIQEKINQDSCITVLPYAAITTNQAGKELTDMDALAQAGAFAFTDDGVGVQSADQMLKAMQKAASLNKAIVAHCEDNTLIHGGCMHEGEKSKELGLPGIPSVCESVQIARDVLLAEATGCHYHVCHVSTKESVRVIRDAKKAGIHVTAEVTPHHLLLNEHDIPGDHADFKMNPPLRSKADQQALIEGLEDGTIDFIATDHAPHTAEEKKEGMLRAPFGISGIETAFPLLYTAFVQTGKWTLEQLIEWLAVKPSEVFSLGAGRLQQDSVADLVLLDCGKEHVIERSEFLSKGKNTPFHGQKVTGKPVMTIKSGTIVFQEVK; encoded by the coding sequence ATGAGCTTATTCATTAAAGGGGCAAACGTATTTAAAAAAGGCGTAACAGATGTCAGGATCTCAGAAGGAACGATTACAGAAACCGGTTCGTTAACGCCATTACATAATGAACAGGTCATCGACGCAGGTGGATTGTATCTTGCACCGGGATTTGTGGATGTACACGTACATCTCAGAGAGCCTGGCGGGGAGAAAAAAGAAACGATCAAAACAGGGACGCTGGCTGCAGCAAAAGGCGGTTATACCACTGTCTGTGCCATGCCAAATACGCGGCCGGTCCCCGATGACCTTGAAACACTGCAAAACATACAGGAAAAAATCAATCAGGATTCATGTATCACGGTCCTGCCTTACGCGGCCATTACGACCAATCAGGCAGGTAAAGAACTGACAGATATGGATGCACTGGCACAAGCGGGAGCCTTTGCTTTCACAGACGATGGGGTAGGGGTACAGAGTGCCGATCAGATGTTAAAGGCGATGCAAAAAGCAGCTTCACTCAATAAAGCAATCGTTGCGCACTGTGAGGATAATACACTGATTCATGGTGGATGCATGCATGAAGGAGAGAAATCAAAAGAGCTTGGACTGCCGGGTATCCCATCCGTTTGTGAGTCCGTTCAGATTGCGCGGGATGTGCTGCTGGCCGAAGCAACTGGTTGTCACTATCACGTCTGTCACGTTTCTACAAAGGAATCAGTGCGTGTCATCCGCGATGCCAAGAAGGCAGGCATTCACGTGACGGCAGAAGTCACGCCACACCATCTTTTATTAAATGAACACGATATTCCGGGTGATCATGCGGACTTTAAGATGAACCCGCCGCTCAGGTCTAAAGCGGATCAGCAAGCGTTAATAGAGGGACTCGAAGATGGAACGATTGATTTCATTGCAACAGATCATGCCCCTCATACAGCAGAAGAGAAGAAAGAAGGCATGCTCCGGGCGCCGTTTGGTATTTCAGGAATTGAGACGGCGTTCCCGCTCCTCTATACGGCATTCGTTCAAACGGGGAAATGGACGCTTGAGCAGCTGATTGAGTGGCTCGCAGTAAAGCCTTCTGAAGTGTTCAGTCTCGGGGCCGGGCGCCTTCAGCAGGACAGTGTGGCCGATCTGGTACTGCTTGATTGCGGGAAAGAACATGTGATCGAACGCAGCGAATTTCTGTCAAAAGGAAAAAACACACCGTTTCATGGACAAAAGGTAACAGGAAAACCGGTGATGACGATCAAAAGCGGAACAATTGTCTTTCAGGAGGTTAAATAA
- the pyrE gene encoding orotate phosphoribosyltransferase — protein sequence MNRKLAQMLLEIKAVELRPNDPFTWASGIKSPIYCDNRLTMSHPEVRSYAADLFKELIEQKFPDAGVIAGTATAGIPHAAWVSEKMGLPMNYIRSSAKKHGKGNQIEGKVLTAEKAVVIEDLISTGGSSLEAVQALQEAGVEVAGVVSLFTYGFKKAKDNFESAGVPYFSLTNFDTLIEEAVDGGYIEKISAESLREWKDQF from the coding sequence ATGAATCGAAAACTTGCACAAATGTTACTTGAGATTAAAGCTGTAGAACTGCGTCCAAACGATCCATTCACCTGGGCGTCAGGTATCAAGTCCCCGATTTATTGTGACAATCGACTGACCATGTCTCATCCTGAAGTGAGATCTTATGCAGCTGATCTGTTCAAGGAACTGATCGAACAAAAGTTTCCTGATGCAGGTGTTATCGCGGGTACTGCAACAGCAGGAATCCCGCATGCAGCCTGGGTCAGTGAAAAAATGGGTCTACCGATGAACTATATCCGCTCATCTGCCAAAAAACATGGCAAAGGAAATCAGATCGAAGGCAAAGTGCTGACAGCTGAAAAAGCCGTCGTCATAGAAGATCTGATCTCAACAGGCGGAAGCAGCTTGGAAGCCGTTCAGGCACTGCAAGAAGCAGGAGTGGAAGTAGCCGGCGTTGTGAGTCTGTTTACATATGGTTTTAAAAAAGCGAAGGACAACTTTGAATCAGCCGGTGTACCGTATTTCTCGCTGACGAATTTTGATACATTAATTGAAGAGGCGGTTGATGGCGGTTACATAGAGAAAATCAGTGCTGAATCTTTGAGGGAATGGAAAGATCAGTTTTAG
- the carB gene encoding carbamoyl-phosphate synthase large subunit, with protein MPKRTDIKTILVIGSGPIVIGQAAEFDYAGTQACLALKEEGYRVVLVNSNPATIMTDTEIADKVYMEPLTVEFISRIIRMERPDALLPTLGGQTALNLAVELSESSILDECQVEILGTKLSAIQQAEDRDLFRNLMNELNEPVPQSEIIHNLEEAFAFVKEIGYPVIVRPAFTLGGTGGGICHDDQELIEIVSSGLKYSPVTQCLLEKSIAGFKEIEYEVMRDKDDHAIVVCNMENIDPVGIHTGDSIVVAPSQTLSDREYQMLRDCSLKIIRALGIEGGCNVQLALDPDSFQYYIIEVNPRVSRSSALASKATGYPIAKLAAKIAVGLTLDEMINPVTGSSYACFEPALDYVVTKIPRWPFDKFESAKRNLGTQMKATGEVMAIGRSIEESLLKAVRSLENDVYHLEIGTHEPAWIERRIRKAGDERLFYIGEALRMGVTVEEIHDWSKIDLFFLNKMHKIVQFEKELAASQSDETLYEAKRMGFSDKTIATSWNTTELDIYERRKQAGIIPVYKMVDTCAAEFESSTPYFYGTYEEENESVVSDRKKVIVLGSGPIRIGQGVEFDYATVHSVWAIKEAGYEAIVINSNPETVSTDFSISDKLYFEPLTLEDVMHIIDLEKPEGVVVQFGGQTAINLADGLAERGVKILGTSLEDLDRAENRDQFEKTLKKLGIPQPEGQTAVSEEEAVSIANRIGYPVLVRPSYVLGGRAMEIVYQEQELRQYMTSAVKASPEHPVLIDRYLTGKEIEVDAICDGENVLIPGIMEHIERAGVHSGDSIAVYPPQTLTADQMTTLEDYTVRLAKGLNIKGLINIQYVISKGEVYVLEVNPRSSRTVPFMSKITGVPMANIATKAILGESVTSFGFGTGLLDPVNGVYVKVPVFSFAKLKRVDITLGPEMKSTGEVIGKDETLEKALYKGLTAAGMNIRHYGSVLMTVANKDKEAAAALGQRFHQLGYHILATEGTAAVLNEAGIPNETISKIGESGKTLIDGIQSGEIQLVINTLTKGKQPARDGFRIRRESVENGIPCLTSLDTAEAMLSVLESMNFTMKPMNKTGKKAALV; from the coding sequence ATGCCTAAACGTACAGATATTAAAACCATTCTTGTGATCGGTTCAGGTCCGATCGTCATTGGTCAGGCAGCAGAATTTGATTACGCAGGCACACAGGCGTGTCTTGCCCTGAAAGAAGAAGGCTACCGGGTTGTTCTTGTCAACTCAAACCCTGCCACAATTATGACCGATACGGAAATTGCAGATAAAGTATACATGGAGCCCCTGACGGTTGAATTCATTTCAAGAATCATCCGTATGGAGCGCCCTGATGCGCTGCTGCCAACACTTGGCGGTCAAACAGCGCTGAACCTTGCCGTAGAGCTTTCAGAAAGCAGCATTCTGGATGAATGTCAGGTTGAAATATTAGGTACGAAACTTTCGGCGATCCAGCAGGCGGAGGATCGTGATCTGTTCCGCAATCTCATGAATGAATTGAACGAGCCGGTACCTCAAAGTGAAATCATTCATAACCTTGAAGAAGCGTTTGCTTTTGTCAAAGAGATCGGATACCCGGTTATCGTGCGTCCTGCCTTTACCCTTGGCGGTACGGGCGGCGGAATTTGCCATGATGATCAGGAACTCATTGAAATCGTGTCATCAGGCTTAAAATACAGTCCGGTTACCCAGTGTCTGCTTGAGAAAAGCATTGCAGGCTTCAAGGAAATCGAATATGAAGTGATGCGCGATAAGGATGACCATGCAATCGTTGTGTGTAACATGGAGAATATTGATCCGGTCGGTATTCACACAGGTGATTCAATCGTTGTTGCCCCTTCCCAGACGCTGAGCGACCGGGAGTATCAGATGCTTCGAGACTGTTCACTGAAAATCATTCGTGCACTAGGGATTGAAGGAGGCTGTAACGTACAGCTTGCACTTGATCCGGACAGCTTTCAGTACTACATCATTGAAGTAAATCCCCGTGTCAGCCGCTCATCAGCACTTGCTTCAAAGGCAACCGGTTATCCGATTGCCAAGCTCGCAGCTAAAATTGCAGTCGGCCTGACGCTCGATGAAATGATTAACCCGGTGACCGGCAGCTCGTACGCCTGCTTTGAACCTGCACTCGATTACGTAGTCACTAAAATTCCGAGATGGCCTTTTGATAAATTCGAATCAGCCAAACGAAATCTTGGCACTCAGATGAAGGCGACAGGTGAAGTAATGGCTATTGGACGCAGCATTGAGGAATCTCTGCTAAAAGCAGTCCGCTCCCTTGAAAATGATGTGTATCATCTTGAAATCGGCACACACGAACCAGCGTGGATTGAGAGACGAATCAGGAAGGCTGGAGATGAACGTCTGTTTTATATCGGTGAAGCACTCAGAATGGGTGTGACCGTTGAAGAGATTCACGACTGGAGCAAAATTGATCTTTTCTTCCTGAATAAAATGCACAAAATCGTTCAATTTGAAAAAGAACTGGCTGCCAGTCAGTCCGATGAAACACTCTATGAAGCGAAGAGAATGGGCTTCAGTGATAAAACCATTGCAACAAGCTGGAACACGACAGAGCTTGATATTTATGAAAGACGAAAGCAGGCAGGCATCATCCCTGTTTATAAAATGGTGGACACGTGTGCAGCAGAATTTGAATCTTCCACACCGTATTTTTACGGTACGTATGAAGAGGAAAATGAATCTGTCGTGAGCGACCGCAAAAAGGTGATCGTGCTTGGATCCGGTCCGATCCGTATCGGTCAGGGCGTGGAGTTTGATTATGCAACGGTACACTCTGTGTGGGCCATCAAGGAAGCCGGCTATGAAGCAATTGTTATCAATAGTAACCCTGAGACGGTTTCTACAGACTTTTCCATTTCAGATAAGCTGTATTTTGAACCGCTGACGCTAGAGGATGTCATGCATATTATCGACCTTGAAAAGCCTGAAGGGGTAGTCGTTCAGTTCGGAGGACAAACGGCCATTAATTTAGCTGACGGCCTTGCTGAAAGAGGGGTTAAAATCCTCGGAACTTCACTTGAAGATCTGGACCGCGCAGAAAACCGTGACCAGTTTGAAAAGACCTTAAAGAAGTTAGGCATCCCGCAGCCTGAAGGACAGACGGCCGTATCAGAGGAAGAAGCGGTATCGATTGCCAACAGAATCGGCTATCCGGTGCTCGTTCGTCCATCATACGTGCTGGGTGGCAGAGCGATGGAAATAGTCTATCAGGAGCAGGAGCTGCGTCAGTATATGACGAGTGCGGTAAAGGCAAGCCCGGAGCATCCTGTGCTAATTGATCGTTACCTGACAGGAAAAGAAATTGAAGTGGACGCGATCTGTGATGGTGAGAATGTGCTGATCCCGGGCATTATGGAACATATTGAACGTGCTGGTGTTCACTCAGGAGACTCCATTGCCGTGTATCCGCCGCAGACGCTGACAGCTGATCAGATGACAACCCTCGAAGACTATACAGTCCGTCTGGCAAAAGGACTGAACATTAAAGGTCTGATCAACATTCAATATGTCATTTCAAAAGGCGAAGTGTATGTGCTCGAAGTCAACCCAAGATCGAGCCGTACCGTGCCGTTTATGAGTAAAATCACAGGCGTGCCAATGGCGAACATTGCAACGAAAGCCATTCTTGGTGAATCCGTCACATCATTCGGCTTTGGAACAGGGCTGCTCGATCCGGTGAATGGTGTGTATGTAAAAGTACCTGTCTTCTCATTTGCCAAGCTGAAGCGTGTCGATATTACGCTCGGACCGGAAATGAAGTCAACCGGTGAAGTCATCGGTAAAGATGAGACGCTTGAAAAAGCCCTCTATAAAGGATTGACAGCAGCCGGTATGAACATCCGTCATTACGGGTCTGTACTCATGACGGTTGCCAATAAAGATAAAGAGGCTGCGGCGGCACTCGGCCAGCGTTTTCACCAGCTTGGCTATCACATTCTCGCAACGGAAGGGACAGCTGCTGTGTTGAACGAGGCAGGCATTCCGAATGAAACAATCAGTAAAATCGGAGAAAGTGGCAAAACACTGATCGACGGGATCCAGTCAGGTGAAATTCAGCTGGTCATCAATACACTGACAAAAGGCAAACAGCCGGCGCGTGACGGCTTCAGAATCCGTCGTGAATCGGTAGAAAACGGAATTCCATGCCTGACTTCACTCGATACGGCAGAAGCCATGCTGAGCGTGCTTGAGTCTATGAATTTTACGATGAAGCCAATGAATAAAACAGGGAAAAAGGCGGCACTCGTATGA
- a CDS encoding Rqc2 family fibronectin-binding protein, translating to MSFDGMFTRATAHELKEKLDGGRISRIHQPYENELIFVIRAKGKNHKLLLSAHPSYSRIQLTEEQYDNPSTPPMFCMLLRKHLEGAIIESIEQKEMERIILIEVKGRNEIGDISYKQLIVEIMGRHSNIILVDKERNMILDSIKHLNPSVNRARTIMPGSPLQWPPEQGKLNPFDVTEDQFLRALDWNAGRLDKQIVQQFAGFSPLLAKEVTHRAGLSTREGLYNAFSEVIEAFRSHRYEPAFIQADGKDYFYLMPLDHLKDQSVDSFDTLGQLLDRYYFGKAERDRVRQQGHDLERFIKNEKEKNELKIKKLAKTLDQAAEAEKYKLLGELVTANIYGIKKGMKEIEVLNYYEADAPQITIPLDPRKSPSENAQRYFTKYQKAKNSVDIVREQISLAEKEIVYFDQLIQQLDSASPSDLEEIREELAEEGYLKAKKNNKKKQKPVKPVLEEYMSSDGTLILVGKNNKQNDYLTNKVAGRDEIWLHTKDIPGSHVVIRDKEPQEKTILEAAAIAAYFSKARASSSVPVDFTKIRHVKKPNGSKPGYVIYEQQETVYVTPEDELIRRLKKK from the coding sequence ATGTCTTTTGACGGAATGTTTACCAGGGCAACTGCCCATGAATTAAAAGAAAAGCTAGATGGAGGAAGAATCAGCCGGATCCATCAGCCGTATGAAAACGAATTGATCTTTGTCATTCGTGCAAAAGGAAAAAATCATAAATTATTATTATCCGCTCACCCTTCTTATTCACGGATTCAGCTGACAGAAGAGCAATACGACAACCCTTCGACACCGCCAATGTTTTGCATGCTGTTACGAAAACATCTCGAGGGAGCGATTATCGAATCGATTGAACAAAAGGAAATGGAACGTATTATTTTAATAGAAGTAAAGGGACGGAACGAAATCGGGGATATTTCCTACAAACAGCTCATTGTCGAGATCATGGGACGTCACTCCAATATTATTCTCGTTGATAAAGAACGGAATATGATTCTAGACAGTATTAAGCATTTGAATCCATCCGTTAACCGCGCAAGAACCATTATGCCCGGCTCCCCTCTTCAATGGCCTCCTGAACAGGGAAAGTTAAACCCATTTGACGTCACGGAAGATCAGTTTCTGAGGGCACTTGACTGGAATGCGGGCCGGTTGGATAAACAGATTGTTCAGCAGTTCGCAGGATTCTCTCCACTACTTGCAAAGGAAGTTACTCACCGTGCAGGGCTGTCGACACGCGAGGGATTGTATAACGCATTCAGCGAGGTCATCGAAGCATTCCGCTCACACCGTTATGAACCTGCTTTTATTCAGGCTGATGGGAAGGATTACTTTTATCTGATGCCGCTTGACCACCTGAAGGATCAATCTGTGGACTCATTTGACACACTCGGCCAGCTTCTCGACCGGTATTATTTCGGTAAAGCGGAACGCGACCGGGTCAGACAGCAGGGTCATGACCTTGAGCGTTTCATAAAAAATGAAAAAGAAAAAAATGAGCTGAAAATAAAGAAGCTCGCTAAAACACTTGATCAGGCTGCAGAAGCTGAGAAATACAAGCTGCTTGGTGAACTCGTCACGGCCAACATTTACGGGATTAAAAAAGGAATGAAGGAGATAGAGGTTCTGAATTACTATGAAGCAGATGCTCCTCAGATTACCATTCCACTCGACCCGCGAAAATCACCATCTGAAAATGCCCAGCGGTACTTTACGAAATACCAGAAGGCTAAAAATTCAGTGGATATTGTCAGAGAGCAGATCAGTCTAGCAGAAAAAGAGATCGTTTACTTTGACCAGCTCATTCAGCAGCTCGACTCTGCATCCCCTTCAGACCTTGAAGAGATCCGCGAAGAGCTTGCAGAAGAAGGTTATCTGAAAGCTAAAAAAAATAATAAGAAAAAACAAAAGCCGGTTAAACCGGTTCTTGAAGAATACATGTCTTCAGATGGCACGCTGATTCTTGTCGGAAAAAATAATAAACAAAATGATTACCTGACAAATAAAGTAGCAGGCAGAGATGAAATCTGGCTGCATACAAAGGATATACCGGGGTCACATGTGGTTATCCGCGATAAAGAGCCGCAAGAAAAAACCATTCTGGAAGCCGCAGCGATTGCAGCATATTTCAGTAAAGCACGTGCCTCAAGCTCCGTTCCGGTTGATTTCACCAAAATCCGCCATGTAAAAAAGCCTAACGGGTCAAAACCCGGGTATGTGATCTACGAACAGCAGGAAACGGTCTATGTAACGCCTGAAGATGAACTGATCAGGCGTTTAAAGAAAAAGTAA
- a CDS encoding dihydroorotate dehydrogenase electron transfer subunit has translation MIREQMKVLGNKKLAHQIYEMTLSGQLVSLIRTPGQFVHIKTSSGNDPLLRRPISISSYDQKENTMTVIYRASGLGTKQMAESPYDTIDVLGPLGSGYPVNEEVKGKSMLLIGGGIGVPPLYELSKQLIKNGATVTHVLGFESAQSVFYENEFSRLGETFIATADGSHGEKGFVTNVIEQHALSDSAAFYACGPVPMLAAVEEQLAHLPGFVSMEQRMGCGVGACLACVCEVHDPDIPYKKVCTDGPVFRKGELIYG, from the coding sequence ATGATCAGAGAGCAGATGAAGGTGCTCGGTAATAAAAAGCTCGCTCATCAAATATACGAAATGACGTTATCGGGTCAGCTTGTGAGTCTGATCAGGACGCCTGGACAGTTTGTTCATATTAAGACCTCATCCGGAAATGATCCGCTTTTACGCAGACCGATCAGTATTTCTTCGTACGATCAGAAAGAAAATACGATGACAGTGATTTACCGCGCATCAGGGCTTGGCACGAAACAGATGGCTGAAAGTCCTTATGACACGATTGATGTACTCGGTCCACTCGGATCCGGATACCCGGTAAATGAAGAGGTGAAAGGAAAATCGATGCTGCTGATTGGCGGGGGCATCGGTGTTCCGCCACTGTACGAACTATCTAAACAGCTGATTAAAAATGGAGCAACGGTCACACATGTCCTTGGTTTTGAATCAGCTCAGTCAGTGTTTTATGAAAATGAATTCAGCCGGCTTGGTGAAACGTTTATCGCAACAGCTGACGGGTCCCATGGTGAAAAGGGATTTGTGACAAATGTAATTGAACAGCACGCTCTGTCAGATTCAGCCGCTTTTTACGCATGCGGCCCGGTGCCAATGCTTGCTGCTGTTGAAGAACAGCTTGCTCATCTCCCAGGCTTTGTCTCGATGGAGCAGCGTATGGGATGCGGCGTTGGTGCCTGTCTGGCCTGCGTGTGCGAAGTGCATGATCCTGATATTCCTTACAAAAAAGTGTGTACAGACGGACCTGTTTTCAGGAAGGGAGAGCTGATTTATGGATAG
- the pyrF gene encoding orotidine-5'-phosphate decarboxylase: MEKQPVIALDFAKFQEAEHFLNQFSEPLYVKVGMELFYQNGPSMLYQLKEKGHRIFLDLKLHDIPTTVRKAMKGLASLEVDLVNVHAAGGQAMMEAALEGLAQGASGVKRPSIIAVTQLTSTSEHQMRNEQNIQSTLMESVVHYAELAAKSGLDGVVCSPHECQAIKLSVGDPFIRLTPGIRLSGGDLHDQVRTSTPKDANKLGSTAIVVGRAITQSLDPVKAYNDIKNEWSGLE; encoded by the coding sequence ATGGAGAAGCAGCCGGTCATCGCGCTTGATTTTGCAAAATTTCAGGAAGCAGAGCACTTTTTGAATCAGTTTTCAGAACCGTTATATGTAAAAGTTGGAATGGAGCTGTTTTACCAAAATGGCCCTTCCATGCTGTATCAGCTGAAGGAAAAAGGACACCGCATTTTTCTTGATCTTAAGCTTCATGATATCCCGACAACCGTCCGCAAAGCGATGAAAGGGCTCGCTTCACTTGAAGTGGATCTCGTCAATGTGCATGCTGCAGGCGGACAGGCGATGATGGAAGCTGCTCTAGAGGGGCTGGCCCAGGGAGCCTCCGGTGTTAAAAGGCCTTCGATCATTGCAGTCACACAGCTGACATCAACGTCAGAGCATCAGATGAGAAATGAACAAAACATTCAGAGTACCTTGATGGAATCCGTGGTTCACTATGCAGAGCTTGCTGCGAAGTCAGGTCTGGACGGGGTCGTTTGTTCCCCGCATGAGTGCCAGGCAATCAAATTGTCAGTCGGTGACCCCTTTATCAGATTGACACCAGGTATCAGACTGTCCGGTGGAGATCTTCATGATCAGGTACGCACGTCAACACCAAAGGATGCAAATAAGCTTGGATCGACTGCGATCGTTGTTGGAAGAGCCATCACACAAAGTTTGGATCCGGTAAAAGCCTATAACGATATAAAAAATGAATGGAGCGGTCTGGAATGA
- a CDS encoding carbamoyl phosphate synthase small subunit: MKKILVLEDGSVFNGKGFGATEETSGEVVFNTGMTGYQEILSDPSYCGQMVVLTYPLIGNYGINRDDFESIHPFIKALIVREECDLPSNFRSEASIDELLKEKKIPGLSGVDTRRLTRLLRSHGTMKGKICPAETDVEKVVQELKATSFPVNQVEQVSTKSPYPSPGRGNRVVVIDYGMKHGILRELNKRQCDVIVVPYHTTAKEILHLNPDGVVLSNGPGDPKSVPESTETVRNLIGKVPIFGICLGHQLLALAGGADTFKLTFGHRGSNHPVKELSTGKVAITAQNHGYAVDEKSLEGTALQVTHKALNDGTVEGIAHENGLAFSVQYHPEAAPGPEDANELFDRFLALMSETAKGDMQHA, encoded by the coding sequence ATGAAAAAGATTCTTGTACTTGAAGATGGTTCAGTATTTAACGGAAAAGGATTTGGCGCAACAGAAGAAACGTCAGGTGAAGTCGTATTTAATACAGGGATGACAGGCTATCAGGAGATTTTATCGGATCCATCTTACTGCGGTCAGATGGTGGTGCTTACGTATCCGTTGATTGGCAACTACGGCATCAACCGGGATGACTTTGAATCCATTCATCCATTTATTAAAGCGCTGATCGTAAGAGAGGAATGTGACCTTCCATCGAATTTCCGCAGTGAAGCAAGCATTGACGAACTGTTAAAGGAAAAAAAGATTCCCGGACTTTCAGGGGTTGATACGAGAAGGCTGACACGTCTTCTGCGCAGTCACGGAACGATGAAAGGAAAGATCTGTCCGGCTGAAACGGATGTTGAAAAGGTTGTGCAGGAGTTAAAAGCAACATCATTTCCAGTGAATCAGGTGGAACAAGTATCAACGAAGTCACCTTATCCGAGTCCTGGAAGAGGAAACCGCGTCGTGGTGATTGATTACGGAATGAAGCACGGTATTCTTCGTGAACTCAATAAACGTCAGTGTGACGTCATCGTCGTTCCTTACCATACGACGGCAAAAGAGATCTTGCACCTTAATCCTGACGGTGTGGTCCTGTCGAACGGGCCGGGGGATCCAAAATCGGTGCCAGAATCAACGGAAACGGTGAGAAATCTCATTGGAAAAGTGCCGATTTTCGGCATCTGTCTCGGTCATCAGCTGTTAGCACTGGCTGGGGGTGCGGACACATTTAAGCTGACATTCGGTCACCGCGGATCCAACCATCCGGTTAAGGAGCTGTCTACAGGGAAAGTCGCCATTACGGCACAGAATCACGGCTATGCAGTGGATGAGAAATCTCTTGAAGGAACTGCACTGCAGGTTACGCACAAAGCATTAAATGACGGTACTGTTGAAGGGATTGCACACGAAAATGGACTCGCTTTTTCCGTCCAGTATCATCCGGAAGCAGCACCGGGTCCTGAAGATGCGAACGAATTATTTGACCGGTTTCTTGCACTGATGAGTGAAACAGCGAAGGGGGATATGCAGCATGCCTAA